A genome region from Sphingobium sp. WTD-1 includes the following:
- a CDS encoding DUF2322 family protein → MIQPGTTFKDNLQLLPPIDGIARIDLKDASGAVVASIENQPGKQGSLAVYHYLQQVFGTLDATAAKHGLAVFAEHTADARNRPGAHPNVDRLIAIMEGGDALAIGVVAG, encoded by the coding sequence ATGATTCAACCGGGTACGACGTTCAAGGACAATCTTCAGCTGCTGCCGCCGATCGACGGCATTGCCCGCATCGACCTGAAGGATGCGAGCGGCGCGGTCGTCGCCAGCATCGAGAACCAGCCGGGCAAGCAGGGCTCGCTGGCGGTTTATCATTATCTGCAGCAGGTGTTCGGCACGCTGGATGCAACGGCGGCGAAGCATGGACTGGCGGTGTTTGCCGAACATACGGCCGATGCCCGCAACCGGCCGGGCGCGCACCCCAATGTCGATCGGCTGATCGCGATCATGGAAGGTGGCGATGCGCTGGCGATCGGGGTGGTTGCGGGCTGA